Sequence from the Castanea sativa cultivar Marrone di Chiusa Pesio chromosome 12, ASM4071231v1 genome:
TAGATAAACCTAACGCTAATACCTTTACATCAAAATGTTCAGAAAAGTTCAGGAAACAACATACATATCTTAGGacacaaaaaatatttaggtATTCCATACTTATTTACAACCCTGCTCAATATCAAAACCCTGTAAAGGTTAATTGGGCAAACACTTGACTGGAGTAAATTTACCTGGGATGCACTTGTTTGATTTCTTGAGGATCATGCAACTTGGACATAACTAAACGAACATACCTGCGAAAGAGATCATGAGTAAATTATCTTGTGAAAATAATCTACAATACACCTTACCATACCATCAAAGCCTAGTTTCTCTCCATCACTCCCATCAGAAACCACTAATGTATGAAATTTTGGGAACCATGAATCATGTGTATTTTCTTTGTTAAACATCATATAGAGCACATAATGCCATATAAATAGATAACCCTGTTAAACTGAAAAGAAATTATGGTATTCAAAAGATTTCTCAAAATCAATACATagcaaggattttttttttttttttaaagaccataAAATTTAAACGTTAAACATACAGCAGTAAAATAAAACATCCCTGCCATATTTATCCACTCAAACAGGCTCTCTTTATATTATAATTAGAAGAAtgcttaatatttattaaaataaaaacagtaaACCATCAAAAGATCAAAAAACTAGAACACATAAAAGAATATCACTTGTTATAAATATGAAAGAGAGTAAAGGTGAGGATAATTGTCTATATAAATGCATGCCTTTAGTGCAGAAAAGGTAAACTGAAGGATTGGCTAGGAAAAACATACCGAATCTCAGAGTCTTTCCTTTCACGAGGGCTTACCTGAAAAGTAAATTAGAAAAGAGTACATTAGATAAACTTCGTAAAGAAAGCAATGTTGACTGCATAGAACTTCAAAAGTTTACCTCACTCCCATTTAGTATTTCAACTTTAGCTAAACGTGCAATCAAAACAAATCTTGGAATACCCCCTCTTCCAGGATCAGCTACTGGATTCTCGGAAAGCCTGATATCCTTTGAAtgtaacccaaaaaaagaaaaaagaaaatatatatttatatataatagaacGGTAGTGATCAGAAAGGAGTTTGCTCAAGCACAGAGGGGAAAAAGAGAATCATTTAAGATTTTGTAGTAAACCATTGAGACTTTAAAGTATTTTGGAGTTCATTATAATCAATATCATATGGTTCAACTGTAGCAAACTATTTAGTCCTCCTAATTGGCAGAAGAGGCCTAGTCTTCAGTTACAAACAAGAGATGGAATATGCCATCAAGTTCATGTATGCCCCACCAACAtaacttatattatatatatatatatatatatatatatatatatatatatatatatattgataactACAATGGagaggggggatttgaaccttggatgTCTCAGTTAGTAACACCAAGAAGTGCCAACCAATTAAGCCACAAGGCTCTTGGCTTACTtgtataaaacaaaataaaactgaAGCTTGAACTATACTCCATGCATGAGGGTCTAGAAAGCTTATAAATAAATGTCTAGGTTCTGAATTCTATctagtagcttcttcaagaaaatGCTATCTGAGAGATTCTTCTTGAATTGGCTCGAGGTTATTGTGTAACCAGAATGATGCAGTAAGCACAATTAATCCAGCTGGAACAATTTATAGGGAGAAAAAAAGGCCCCAGCCTTGCAAGTCAAGAGTCAGTCAagagaaagaattaaaaagatCATCGTATGCTACCTAATTGACAAATGAGCCAGTCCTAAGATTTCCTATttgtcctttcttttctttttttataggtaaaaataaatatattgataGGAGACTACCTTGTGAAAATAATCATGAAGTggcctaaagaattacaaaaggaaaactatctACATATAAATCGATTCTATTTGTCCTTGATAAAGGAGTGTAATATAAATGTAAGCTATTTTCTGGGTACCTAGAAAAAAGGAGTCTGAACAGCATGTCAAATGTACCTAATCAGATATTGAACATGTTTAATGGCATAACAGATGACTATCATAACAAAATCTTACCACCAATTTAGTAAATGAATTTAACACGTCAATAGAGGCAAGATCCTCGATATTGTTACCTCCTGAAGCATGCAATGTGTAAGCCAACAAATCAAGAACGCTTATAAGAGAGTCAAATAAAGTCAGGTGTTTACTAGTTACATATATTTACCCAGAAGAAGACAACGCAAATTTGTGAatagctttctttctttctgtgaTTCATTACCACCAAGAAATTCATGTATTCTAGTGTTATGAGGATAGTAGATGCGGTTCAAATTGTTCTTGTTCAAATGAAGCTGCTCCAAGCTGAAACAACATTGCAACAGTCCTCAAGAAAACTTGGTAGCTCAACAGAAGATTAGATGTTGAATTGAGAGAAATTTAGATGGTAAAAAGTACCAACAGAAGAatacaaacttcactttacccTCTTATCTGAGAAAGCTTTAAGATTTCATCCCACTCAGCTATACAATTATCTTCCAAATTCAGAAGCCGCAGAGAATCAAATCCCTGGACTACAGAGGATGATGTAGGCTGCAAAGCAAAACGGAAATAAAAACAGGGTTGTAGtgtctaaaaaattattttctttatataggtaaaaacatataaagataCAAAGATTAGAGGACCATTCCACAGTATATGAGTATATCCATAACACAACACCataacccacaacaaaaaagtttagaaaaaagaatgataagtacattttctttaataatatcCAAAATATGACCTAGTAACTTCATTTAAGATTACAATTTGAACAAATTCAACAGCATCATAAAAGGGAATATAATGTACCTCTATTGTGCTGATATTATTCCCCATTAGATGTAGTTCTTCAATTGCTGGGAGTGAATGTTTAAGTTTTTCAATCTGCCATAGACAATAAAACAACATATATCACATTGAGGGAACAAAGGAGTACTTCTCCttatataagtttttgaaaacaacattttaaaaagaattgTATGTCTCATGGCCAGTCCCCAGAGGTAAATGCAGCAAAGCTAGACCACAAGGCTATGGAACATGAGACCCCAACATTGACAGAGGAGCTCCCCAAACAGGGAGgaccatcaacatcaacaagCATTTTTATGTGacaagaaaaggagaaaaaatcaAGGCACCTGTGTCCACTTTATGCCAGTATCGTTTAAGACCAAAATACGGATGCTTTTTAGCTGTGCCAGCCCACAAATATCTAAAGACATTAAATTGTTAGATAAGTTGAGGGCTGCAAGAGCTGGTAACTGCTCACAGATGGTGCTAACATCCTGCAAGAAAATAAGAATCCACATGAGGTCCAGAACTGAAATCAAGTAgcacttaataatagtaaattACAAGGAAGAATTAGAAACAATCAGAATGTAGTAATAAGTATACAAATAACTTGGTAACATAAATGCAATGTGCAATGACAAATTGTTTAATCTAGAAAGCTCTACTCCACTCAAATTTAGCCTTTGGTGGACAAAAAGGGGCAATTGATcagtgttttaaaaaatgtaccTTCCATTCTGATAGTAAATTTCCGGTCAAGTCAAGCTCCTTTAGATCTGAGATAAGAGcattataaattaataacagTACCGGAATTACCTGGATGTAAAAATTTATAGTAACAGAAACAAAAAGGTCAAATCCACAATGTAGATTTATTGTAGACTGATTGGTTTTAAGGCCTATTAGTAGAggagaaacaataaaaaatataaataaataaaattgtttattgtgaATTTAGCCTTTCTTTTTAATGTCCTAAAGATGTGCAAATCACAAGGACTATTCCTGTGCATACATGGATGCTCAAGCACATGCTCACACGCATTTTTAAGGAAATGAATAGTAACCTGATCTAGCTTATAAAATCctcaccaaaaataaaaataaaacgaaGTGCTAAGTTCATATAGCAAGCATGGGAAGGGGATTCAAGGATCAACACGAGGCAGCTAGTGGAAAACCTCCGAAACAAAGACTCAAAAGAGTATAACTATGATCATGGATATTGGTTGCAGTATGTGACCTGAACTTAGGGAATCTGAACCTCAAAAGTCAGATAGACCAATTTAGTATAAATATGCTCAAGCATAGGAAGTTACCTCAATCTAGTCATCTAATAATTTGATTCTGACCAAAGccattttcatttaaatatttttatttttatttttggcctcaataaggaaagaaaaatcaaatatatcaAGGAAAAACAATCTTGACCAATTTCTCTATTAAAGACAAGAAGCTCTGATTGCTTTCTGGTCAAGCTAATTTTTGTAATGTGGTAAACTGCTAATCAGCTATATAAGCTGCCCAGATTTAAAAACAATTGCATAAAGGTAAACCTAGGTATCCAGGGAACATAAATCTcagggaaaggaaaataaaaccAACTTACTTGGCACAGCAGTACCAATTTGACCAGGGTCTCCAGGAGTACTAACACCCAAATAAGATAGTGATGCACCAGTTAACTCCTCAAATCGACTTAGCTTGTCTTGAATTTTATCTTTACCAACCAGTTGAACTGATACACGCTTATTGCTAGCTGAAAATACATACATTTCATCTGCAACACAACAATCAACACATATTCAAAACAGAATTTCCAAAGTTTTCTAAATGTTACTTATATCCAACAAATCATAAGCTTATCATGTCTTTAAACTTTCACCAAATACTTCACATTGCAATTTTTCTAAACGTCCCATGATTATAAATCTGAATCAGGTCGGAAACATAAATCTGATATGAGAAAAAGAATTGATAAAAtactttgccaaaaaaaaaaagagcatagTGTATAGATCCAAAACTAGAAATAACTTAAACTCACTTAAGCTCAAAATTTTAGCAATGCCATACGATTTAACAACTTCATACACTGTAGCATAACTTGCATTTGAAACCAAAACTGAAATCAACTAATTTCTCTTCCTTCCTTTCTTTACCACTagtttcttagcaaccaaacagaaacCAATACAATAAGAATAGATTTAGAGCTAAGAATTCACTTCATACACTGTAAAGATTGTAACTTGCattttttataccaaaaatgaaatcaatttcCTCTGATTTTCCTCTCATGTCCActattttctcagcaaccaaacagaaacCAAGAATATAATCCATTAGATAcatctaacttaaactaagaaTCCACTTCattcaatgtaaaaaaaaaaaaaaaaaaaagcttaaccttactaaacaaacacaaaaaactcttccttttctttttcaatattttttctcaGCAAGACAGCAACCTAATCGAAACCAAGACAATTATAATGTGTTTGGAGATCACAACAACTTTAAACCAAGAATTCACTTCAAACACTATAAGA
This genomic interval carries:
- the LOC142618251 gene encoding tubulin-folding cofactor E-like; its protein translation is MQDDSAESSPEFRVGQRVHSANDPRRIGTVKYVGPIEGHAGEWVGVDWDTGEAKHDGSVNGIRYFQAGSDRSGSFVRAKVISPGISVIRALELRYRTDSTKEEEDEMYVFSASNKRVSVQLVGKDKIQDKLSRFEELTGASLSYLGVSTPGDPGQIGTAVPNLKELDLTGNLLSEWKDVSTICEQLPALAALNLSNNLMSLDICGLAQLKSIRILVLNDTGIKWTQIEKLKHSLPAIEELHLMGNNISTIEPTSSSVVQGFDSLRLLNLEDNCIAEWDEILKLSQIRGLEQLHLNKNNLNRIYYPHNTRIHEFLGGNESQKERKLFTNLRCLLLGGNNIEDLASIDVLNSFTKLVDIRLSENPVADPGRGGIPRFVLIARLAKVEILNGSEVSPRERKDSEIRYVRLVMSKLHDPQEIKQVHPRFAELKNFHGIEDERPSVGGASLQKMASGLLSITLKCVGATMGEKPPLTKKLPATTTVGKLKSLSESFFKLKSIKPKLFLQEEGSPLPILLDDEMESLMDLGIGNGSTILIDEES